The Ferviditalea candida genomic interval GGATAACTGGCTCTCAAGAAAGCGTAAGGAGTGATGCAGATTATGAAAAGCTGGAGTGAGAAGAAGAAGGAACTCAAGTCTATAGACCCAAACCGTATGAATGAGCTTGAAGCTGTCGCACAATTAGTGAATGCTATACATCAAAGACGGGTTGAATTAGGCTGGACTCAAAAGGAGCTGGCAGACAAAGTGGGACTTCACCAGGAGTCTATTGCACGTATTGAGAATGGCGGAACCATTCCTCGCTTAGACACAGTGTTTAGATTGGCATTAGCACTAGGAATGAAGCTAAGTCTACATGGTATTGAAGAAGCTGCAGCCACAGGTACAGGTTAAGTACTTCAAGGTAACATCAAAACTGTGACTACACTCGTAGAAGCTTGTGTGGCGTTTCGGACAGGGTTCGTCCACGCGCAGGAAGCGTAGCGAACGAGCACGGCATCTGATCTTACCGCTGCGGTGGTCTTCATTGAATAGACTTCGTAAGCAAGTTAAATACGAGATCAGATACTCCCCCCACCTCATTATACATAACCA includes:
- a CDS encoding helix-turn-helix transcriptional regulator codes for the protein MKSWSEKKKELKSIDPNRMNELEAVAQLVNAIHQRRVELGWTQKELADKVGLHQESIARIENGGTIPRLDTVFRLALALGMKLSLHGIEEAAATGTG